A genomic segment from Ornithorhynchus anatinus isolate Pmale09 chromosome 16, mOrnAna1.pri.v4, whole genome shotgun sequence encodes:
- the PSD gene encoding PH and SEC7 domain-containing protein 1 encodes MAQGALRFRSEGDCAISPPRCPRRWLAGGPVPQSPPQGFARGPGAGRAPSPDGRRAQLGMYGSTGSLVRQLGEPGPFGRDAGRVTAPCTPLRGQPAPRGRPSPPVTPSPPAASAAGPRSVVTFRFVEKASVRTANGLPEGGGQRGGGLSRSLDLGGPPASPPQRPAGQSTPTPAGALGRKLRLEACASDPFPAGGNSLPGPARRPRPPSPPPNGESLFSSLPNGLAGPTDDLVALLRHPGATEPPYQGDSRFSPREASAHAQRIARAKWEFFYGSLDPPSSGSRPPSSPSPPPGRKRPAEVGGWGGGGPGRGQPVAKYSETDLDTVPLRCYRETDIDEILAEREEADSAIESQRDSESQPSSGVRVGGSPPRARPAPAHAPAHVPTPRPSSLGSASEDDEEDEEEEGEDEVFEASEVEERARPMVPLCGPLKSPGPFLPGSSPSPEGTDSFSHHFESIMESHRAKGTSYTSLDSLEGLGSPVPTQSPYFTFELPAPVPTPWPAPAPCLTPTPRPASPAAPLAPLELDSGASSAADAPWTEQEEEEKVAEEEEEEEDEGGEKVGLSMGEPTSPCHSEDSFGLPVPPESSTHPPGQLVSDSDSELDSTEQLALGSTDTLSNGHKADLEAAKRLAKRLYNLDGFKKADVARHLGKNNDFSKLVAGEYLKFFVFTGMSLDQALRTFLKELALMGETQERERVLAHFSQRFFQCNPSSTLSSEDGTHTLTCALMLLNTDLHGHNIGKRMTCADFIGNLEGLNGGSDFPRELLKALYSSIKNEKLQWAIDEEELRRSLSELADPNPKGIKRMSSCSNPFLDFSPEPGSCTYKHGPLVRKVHADPDCKKTPRGKRGWKAFHAVLKGMILYLQKEAYEPGKGLAEEELKNAVSLHHALATRASDYSKRPNVFYLRTADWRIFLFQAPSPEQMQSWITRINVVAAMFSAPPFPAAVSSQKKFSRPLLPSSTTRLSQEEQVRTHESKLRAVASELQEHRAALPDKKGKGKDSEEQRQKEAYLEFEKSRYGTYAALLRAKLKAGTEELEAVEAALCQAAGRVGEEGLRPGAAAPTKPQRHGSERHSAEHRGGEHRSGEHRGSGGSGRQKP; translated from the exons ATGGCTCAAGGGGCTCTGCGCTTCCGCTCGGAAGGCGACTGTGCCATCTCCCCCCCGCGCTGCCCCCGGCGCTGGCTGGCCGGTGGCCCGGTGCCCCAGAGTCCCCCGCAGGGCTTcgcgcggggcccgggggcgggacggGCCCCGAGCCCCGACGGGCGCCGGGCCCAGCTGGGCATGTACGGGAGCACGGGGTCCCTGGTGCGCCAGCTTGGGGAGCCGGGGCCCTTCGGGCGGGACGCGGGGCGGGTGACGGCCCCCTGCACCCCGCTGCGGGGCCAGCCTGCTCCTCGGGGGCGCCCCTCGCCCCCcgtcaccccctcgccccccgccgcctccgccgcgggGCCCCGCTCCGTGGTGACCTTTCGCTTCGTGGAGAAGGCCAGCGTCAGGACGGCCAACGGGCTGCCCGAGGGCGGGGGGCAGCGGGGCGGGGGTCTGAGCCGCAGCCTGGACCTGGGGGGCCCCCCGGCTTCCCCGCCCCAGCGCCCGGCCGGGcagtccacccccacccccgccggggcCTTGGGGCGCAAGCTGAGACTGGAGGCCTGCGCCTCTGACCCTTTCCCGGCTGGGGGCAACTCCCtgccgggccccgcccgccgccccagGCCCCCCAGCCCGCCGCCCAATGGAGAGAGCCTCTTCTCGTCTCTCCCCAACGGGCTGGCCGGCCCCACCGATGACCTGGTGGCTTTGCTGAGACATCCTGGGGCCACGGAGCCCCCATATCAG GGAGACTCCCGGTTCTCTCCCCGGGAGGCCTCTGCCCATGCCCAACGCATTGCCCGAGCCAAGTGGGAATTCTTCTACGGCTCGCTGGACCCTCCCAGCTCAG gctcccggccccccagctccccttccccgcccccaggacGGAAGCGGCCGGCGGAggtgggaggctggggtgggggagggccgggccgagggcagCCGGTGGCCAAGTACTCGGAGACCGACCTGGACACTGTGCCACTGCGCTGCTACCGAGAGACCGACATTGATGAGATCCTGGCTGAGCGGGAGGAGGCTGACTCTGCTATTGAGAGCCAGCGGGACAGCGAGAGCCAGCCCAGCTCCGGGGTTCGGGTCGGGGGCTCCCCACCACGGGCAAGGCCCGCCCCCGCCCACGCCCCGGCCCATGTCCCCACGCCCCGCCCCAGCAGTCTTGGCAGTGCCAgtgaggacgacgaggaggacgaggaggaggagggggaagatgaggtgtttgaAGCCTCTGAGGTGGAGGAAAGGGccag GCCAATGGTCCCCCTCTGTGGCCCTCTCAAGTCTCCTGGGCCCTTCCTGCCAGGCAGCAGCCCCTCCCCAGAGGGCACCGATTCCTTCAGTCACCACTTTGAGAGCATTATGGAGTCGCACCGAGCCAAGGGCACCTCCTATACCAGCCTGGACTCCCTGGAGGGTTTGGGCTCCCCTGTCCCCACCCAGAGTCCCTATTTCACCTTTGAACTGCCTGCACCTGTTCCCACCCCctggcctgcccctgccccctgcctcacccccacccccaggcctgcTTCCCCTGCTGCTCCTCTTGCCCCTCTGGAGCTGGACTCAGGGGCCAGCTCTGCGGCTGATGCCCCCTGGACCgaacaagaggaagaggagaaggtggcggaggaggaagaggaagaggaggatgagggaggggaaaaggtggggctcTCCATGGGGGAGCCAACGAGCCCCTGCCACTCCGAGGACAGCTTTGGGCTGCCAGTGCCCCCTGAGAGCAG CACCCACCCCCCGGGCCAGCTGGTGTCCGACTCGGATTCGGAGCTGGACAGCACGGAACAGCTAGCCCTCGGCAGCACGGACACGCTGTCCAACGGGCACAAGGCCGACTTGGAGGCTGCCAAGCGGCTGGCCAAACGCCTCTACAACCTGGATGGCTTCAAGAAGGCAGATGTGGCCAGGCACCTGGGGAAGAA CAACGACTTCAGCAAGCTGGTAGCCGGAGAGTACCTCAAGTTTTTTGTCTTCACGGGCATGAGCCTGGACCAGGCTCTCAG GACCTTCCTGAAGGAGCTGGCACTGATGGGGGAGACCCAGGAACGGGAGCGGGTGCTGGCTCATTTCTCCCAACGCTTCTTTCAGTGCAACCCCAGCAGCACCCTGTCTTCAGAAG ATGGAACCCACACATTGACCTGTGCCCTAATGCTGCTCAACACCGACTTGCATGGCCAC AACATCGGGAAGCGCATGACTTGTGCTGACTTCATTGGGAACCTAGAGGGACTCAACGGGGGCAGTGATTTCCCACGGGAACTGCTCAAG GCTCTCTACAGTTCCATCAAGAATGAGAAGCTGCAGTGGGCCAT TGACGAGGAAGAGCTGCGGCGCTCGCTGTCTGAGCTGGCCGACCCCAACCCCAAAGGCATCAAGCGGATGAGCAGCTGCTCCAACCCCTTCCTGGACTTCTCCCCCGAGCCTGGCTCCTGCACGTACAAGCATGGCCCGCTCGTGCGCAAGGTGCATGCCGACCCCGACTGCAAGAAGA CACCGAGGGGCAAGCGGGGTTGGAAGGCTTTCCACGCTGTCCTGAAGGGGATGATCCTCTACTTGCAGAAG GAAGCCTATGAGCCAGGGAAGGggctggcagaggaggagctgaagaACGCCGTCAGCCTCCACCATGCCCTGGCCACGCGGGCCAGCGACTACAGCAAGAGGCCCAACGTCTTCTACCTGCGTACGGCCGACTGGCGCATCTTCCTCTTCCAGGCGCC gagcccGGAACAGATGCAATCCTGGATCACCCGCATCAACGTGGTGGCGGCCATGTTCTCCGCACCCCCTTTCCCCGCAGCCGTCAGCTCCCAGAAGAAGTTCAGCCGCCCCCTcctgcccagctccaccactcgcctctCCCAG GAGGAGCAGGTGCGCACCCACGAATCCAAGCTGAGGGCTGTGGCTTCCGAGCTGCAGGAGCACCGGGCTGCCCTGCCTGACAAGAAGGGCAAGGGCAAAGACAGCGAGGAGCAGCGGCAGAAAGAAGCCTACTTGGAGTTTGAG aaGTCCCGCTACGGCACCTACGCGGCCTTGCTACGAGCCAAGCTCAAGGCGGGCACGGAGGAGCTAGAAGCGGTGGAGGCCGCCCTGTGCCAGGCAGCGGGCAGGGTAGGCGAAGAGGGGCTccggcccggggccgcggccCCGACCAAGCCTCAGCGCCACGGCTCGGAGCGCCACAGCGCGGAGCACCGGGGCGGGGAGCACCGGAGCGGGGAGCACCGGGGCAGTGGCGGCAGCGGGCGCCAGAAGCCCTGA
- the NFKB2 gene encoding nuclear factor NF-kappa-B p100 subunit isoform X1 produces the protein MEDPYGAGLDGIDYDDFHIHSSIMEPKEPPMETAEGPYLVIVEQPKQRGFRFRYGCEGPSHGGLPGASSEKGRKTYPTVKICNYVGLAKIEVDLVTHSDPPRAHAHSLVGKQCTELGVCVVSVGPKDMTAQFNNLGVLHVTKKNMMEIMMQKLQRQRLRTRPQGLTDAERRELEQEAKELKKVMDLSIVRLRFSAFLRASDGSFSLPLCPVISQPIHDSKSPGASNLKISRMDKTAGSVRGGDEVYLLCDKVQKDDIEVRFYEDDENGWQAFGDFSPTDVHKQYAIVFRTPPYHKMRIERPVTVFLQLKRKRGGDVSDSKQFTYYPLVEDKEEVQRKRKKALPAFSQHFGGGSHMGGAGGGAAGGFGAGGAGGGGGGLGYFPALNYSSPYPAEPHPMSGYAGAGGSRTSWASQPHREALSEEEPGKQEADKDPASCPDHPSQPPPRCQEMLSQAQRYSLQMFALAQRSARSLLDYGVTADVRTLLAGQYHLLAAQDENGDTPLHLAIIHGQTGVMEQLAHIILRAPQLGIANLTNYLHQTPLHLAVITGQCAVVGFLLKVGADPTLLDRHGDSALHLALRAGSPDLLRTLLGHPGPALLQLLTMPDYQGFYPVHLAVRARSPECLDLLVASGAGIETAERQGGRTALHLATEMEELGLVSHLVTKLGANVNARTFAGNTPLHLAAGLGSPTLTRLLLKAGADVHAENEEPLCPSPSPPTSGSDSDLDRPDGVAEGEGPRATRRPSCGHKPLDLTRSAKVKSLLLKATKEPPPTPPLPTGPVLSLGGAALQGLERLLDGPGGSEGGDWAELAERLGLRSLVPTYRGTSSPSGSLLRSYELAGGDLAGLLEALAAMGLEEGVRLLHGAESGDKLPSTELKEDSAYGSQSVEEEEEELGKSSAGPGALPHGHPQQQVH, from the exons ATGGAGGACCCCTACGGCGCC GGCCTGGATGGCATTGACTACGATGACTTCCACATCCACTCGTCCATAATGGAGCCCAAGGAGCCTCCCATGGAGACGG CAGAAGGCCCCTACCTGGTCATTGTGGAGCAGCCCAAGCAG CGTGGATTCCGCTTCCGCTATGGCTGCGAGGGCCCGTCCCACGGCGGACTGCCCGGAGCCTCCAGCGAGAAGGGACGCAAGACCTACCCTACGGTCAAG atcTGTAATTACGTGGGCCTGGCCAAGATCGAGGTGGACCTGGTGACTCACAGCGATCCCCCCCGGGCCCATGCCCACAGCCTGGTGGGCAAACAGTGCACCGAGTTGGGCGTCTGTGTGGTGTCCGTGGGGCCCAAGGACATGACCGCCCA GTTCAACAACCTGGGGGTCCTACACGTGACCAAGAAGAACATGATGGAGATCATGATGCAGAAACTGCAGCGGCAGCGACTCCGCACGCGACCCCAAGGGCTGACGG ACGCCGAGCGCcgggagctggagcaggaggcCAAGGAGCTGAAGAAGGTTATGGATCTCAGCATCGTACGGCTCCGCTTTTCGGCCTTCCTGCGCGCCAGTGATGGtagcttctccctgcccctgtgCCCGGTCATCTCCCAGCCCATCCACGACAGCA aatCTCCCGGGGCCTCCAACCTGAAGATCTCACGTATGGACAAGACGGCCGGGTCGGTGCGAGGAGGGGATGAggtttacctgctctgtgacaagGTGCAgaaag aTGACATTGAAGTTCGCTTCTATGAGGACGACGAGAATGGCTGGCAGGCGTTTGGGGACTTCTCTCCTACCGATGTGCACAAGCAG taCGCCATCGTGTTCCGGACACCACCGTACCACAAGATGCGGATCGAGCGGCCGGTCACCGTGTTCCTGCAGCTCAAGCGCAAGCGTGGAGGGGATGTTTCTGACTCCAAGCAGTTCACGTACTACCCGCTGGTGGAAG ATAAGGAAGAGGTGCAACGGAAGCGCAAGAAGGCACTCCCTGCCTTCTCCCAGCACTTCGGGGGCGGCTCCCACAtggggggggccggcgggggagcggcggggggcttCGGAGCAGGAGGAGCCGGCGGGGGAG gtggTGGTCTCGGCTACTTCCCAGCCCTGAACTACAGCAGCCCGTACCCGGCAGAGCCTCACCCTATGAGTGGCtacgcgggggccggggggtcgcGGACTAGCtgggcctcccagccccacagggagGCGCTCTCTGAAGAGGAGCCTGGGAAACAGGAGGCAGACAAGGACCCCGCGTCCTGCCCCGACCACCCTTCCCAACCCCCGCCTCGCTGCCAGGAGATGTTGAGCCAAG CCCAGCGGTACAGCCTGCAGATGTTTGCACTCGCCCAGCGCAGCGCCCGGTCCCTGCTGGACTACGGGGTGACCGCCGACGTCCGCACCTTGCTGGCCGGGCAGTACCACCTCCTGGCCGCCCAGGATGAGAACGGAGACAC ACCCTTGCACCTGGCCATCATTCACGGGCAGACGGGAGTCATGGAACAGCTGGCGCACATCATCCTGAGGGCCCCTCAGCTGGGAATCGCTAACCTCACCAACTACCTGCACCAG ACACCCCTGCACCTGGCAGTGATCACGGGGCAGTGCGCTGTGGTCGGCTTCCTGCTCAAGGTGGGCGCGGACCCCACCCTGCTGGACCGGCACGGAGACTCGGCCTTGCATCTGGCGCTGCGGGCGGGCAGCCCCGATCTCCTGCGGACCCTCCTGGGCcacccgggcccggccctccTCCAGCTGCTGACCATGCCCGATTACCAAG GGTTTTACCCAGTGCACCTGGCGGTGCGTGCCCGGAGCCCAGAGTGCCTGGACCTGCTGGTGGCCAGCGGGGCGGGCATCGAGACGGCGGAGCGACAGGGTGGGCGGACGGCCCTGCACTTGGCCACCGAGATGGAGGAGTTGGGGCTGGTCAGCCACCTCGTCACTAAG CTGGGCGCCAACGTGAATGCCCGCACCTTCGCTGGAAACACCCCCCTGCACCTGGCAGCAGGACTGGGCTCTCCGACCCTCACCCGTCTGCTGCTCAAGGCTG GCGCGGATGTGCATGCAGAGAACGAGGAGCCCCTGTGcccgtccccttctcccccgaccTCGGGCAGCGACTCGGACCTGGACAGACCTGACGGAGTAGCGGAAGGGGAAGGGCCGAGGGCAACCCGCCGGCCCAGCTGTGGACATAAGCCCCTCGACCTGACCCGCAGCGCCAAA GTCAAGTCTTTGCTGCTGAAAGCCACCAAGGAACCTCCCCCGACGCCCCCACTGCCCACAG GACCGGTGCTGTCTCTCGGGGGCGCGGCCCTGCAGGGTCTGGAACGACTGCTGGACGGACCGGGCGGGTCCGAGGGCGGGGACTGGGCAGAGCTGGCCGAGCGGCTGGGCCTGCGCAGCCTGGTCCCCACCTACCGTGGCACGAGCTCGCCCAGCGGGAGCCTCCTGCGCAGCTATGAG CTGGCCGGCGGAGACCTGGCCGGGCTGCTGGAGGCGCTGGCGGCCATGGGCCTGGAGGAGGGTGTGCGGCTCCTGCACGGGGCTGAGTCTGGGGACaagctgcccagtacag AGCTGAAAGAGGACAGCGCCTATGGAAGCCAGtctgtggaagaggaggaagaggagctgggaaaatcatcggccgggccgggggcgcttCCCCACGGCCACCCCCAGCAGCAGGTGCACTGA
- the NFKB2 gene encoding nuclear factor NF-kappa-B p100 subunit isoform X2 yields MEDPYGAGLDGIDYDDFHIHSSIMEPKEPPMETEGPYLVIVEQPKQRGFRFRYGCEGPSHGGLPGASSEKGRKTYPTVKICNYVGLAKIEVDLVTHSDPPRAHAHSLVGKQCTELGVCVVSVGPKDMTAQFNNLGVLHVTKKNMMEIMMQKLQRQRLRTRPQGLTDAERRELEQEAKELKKVMDLSIVRLRFSAFLRASDGSFSLPLCPVISQPIHDSKSPGASNLKISRMDKTAGSVRGGDEVYLLCDKVQKDDIEVRFYEDDENGWQAFGDFSPTDVHKQYAIVFRTPPYHKMRIERPVTVFLQLKRKRGGDVSDSKQFTYYPLVEDKEEVQRKRKKALPAFSQHFGGGSHMGGAGGGAAGGFGAGGAGGGGGGLGYFPALNYSSPYPAEPHPMSGYAGAGGSRTSWASQPHREALSEEEPGKQEADKDPASCPDHPSQPPPRCQEMLSQAQRYSLQMFALAQRSARSLLDYGVTADVRTLLAGQYHLLAAQDENGDTPLHLAIIHGQTGVMEQLAHIILRAPQLGIANLTNYLHQTPLHLAVITGQCAVVGFLLKVGADPTLLDRHGDSALHLALRAGSPDLLRTLLGHPGPALLQLLTMPDYQGFYPVHLAVRARSPECLDLLVASGAGIETAERQGGRTALHLATEMEELGLVSHLVTKLGANVNARTFAGNTPLHLAAGLGSPTLTRLLLKAGADVHAENEEPLCPSPSPPTSGSDSDLDRPDGVAEGEGPRATRRPSCGHKPLDLTRSAKVKSLLLKATKEPPPTPPLPTGPVLSLGGAALQGLERLLDGPGGSEGGDWAELAERLGLRSLVPTYRGTSSPSGSLLRSYELAGGDLAGLLEALAAMGLEEGVRLLHGAESGDKLPSTELKEDSAYGSQSVEEEEEELGKSSAGPGALPHGHPQQQVH; encoded by the exons ATGGAGGACCCCTACGGCGCC GGCCTGGATGGCATTGACTACGATGACTTCCACATCCACTCGTCCATAATGGAGCCCAAGGAGCCTCCCATGGAGACGG AAGGCCCCTACCTGGTCATTGTGGAGCAGCCCAAGCAG CGTGGATTCCGCTTCCGCTATGGCTGCGAGGGCCCGTCCCACGGCGGACTGCCCGGAGCCTCCAGCGAGAAGGGACGCAAGACCTACCCTACGGTCAAG atcTGTAATTACGTGGGCCTGGCCAAGATCGAGGTGGACCTGGTGACTCACAGCGATCCCCCCCGGGCCCATGCCCACAGCCTGGTGGGCAAACAGTGCACCGAGTTGGGCGTCTGTGTGGTGTCCGTGGGGCCCAAGGACATGACCGCCCA GTTCAACAACCTGGGGGTCCTACACGTGACCAAGAAGAACATGATGGAGATCATGATGCAGAAACTGCAGCGGCAGCGACTCCGCACGCGACCCCAAGGGCTGACGG ACGCCGAGCGCcgggagctggagcaggaggcCAAGGAGCTGAAGAAGGTTATGGATCTCAGCATCGTACGGCTCCGCTTTTCGGCCTTCCTGCGCGCCAGTGATGGtagcttctccctgcccctgtgCCCGGTCATCTCCCAGCCCATCCACGACAGCA aatCTCCCGGGGCCTCCAACCTGAAGATCTCACGTATGGACAAGACGGCCGGGTCGGTGCGAGGAGGGGATGAggtttacctgctctgtgacaagGTGCAgaaag aTGACATTGAAGTTCGCTTCTATGAGGACGACGAGAATGGCTGGCAGGCGTTTGGGGACTTCTCTCCTACCGATGTGCACAAGCAG taCGCCATCGTGTTCCGGACACCACCGTACCACAAGATGCGGATCGAGCGGCCGGTCACCGTGTTCCTGCAGCTCAAGCGCAAGCGTGGAGGGGATGTTTCTGACTCCAAGCAGTTCACGTACTACCCGCTGGTGGAAG ATAAGGAAGAGGTGCAACGGAAGCGCAAGAAGGCACTCCCTGCCTTCTCCCAGCACTTCGGGGGCGGCTCCCACAtggggggggccggcgggggagcggcggggggcttCGGAGCAGGAGGAGCCGGCGGGGGAG gtggTGGTCTCGGCTACTTCCCAGCCCTGAACTACAGCAGCCCGTACCCGGCAGAGCCTCACCCTATGAGTGGCtacgcgggggccggggggtcgcGGACTAGCtgggcctcccagccccacagggagGCGCTCTCTGAAGAGGAGCCTGGGAAACAGGAGGCAGACAAGGACCCCGCGTCCTGCCCCGACCACCCTTCCCAACCCCCGCCTCGCTGCCAGGAGATGTTGAGCCAAG CCCAGCGGTACAGCCTGCAGATGTTTGCACTCGCCCAGCGCAGCGCCCGGTCCCTGCTGGACTACGGGGTGACCGCCGACGTCCGCACCTTGCTGGCCGGGCAGTACCACCTCCTGGCCGCCCAGGATGAGAACGGAGACAC ACCCTTGCACCTGGCCATCATTCACGGGCAGACGGGAGTCATGGAACAGCTGGCGCACATCATCCTGAGGGCCCCTCAGCTGGGAATCGCTAACCTCACCAACTACCTGCACCAG ACACCCCTGCACCTGGCAGTGATCACGGGGCAGTGCGCTGTGGTCGGCTTCCTGCTCAAGGTGGGCGCGGACCCCACCCTGCTGGACCGGCACGGAGACTCGGCCTTGCATCTGGCGCTGCGGGCGGGCAGCCCCGATCTCCTGCGGACCCTCCTGGGCcacccgggcccggccctccTCCAGCTGCTGACCATGCCCGATTACCAAG GGTTTTACCCAGTGCACCTGGCGGTGCGTGCCCGGAGCCCAGAGTGCCTGGACCTGCTGGTGGCCAGCGGGGCGGGCATCGAGACGGCGGAGCGACAGGGTGGGCGGACGGCCCTGCACTTGGCCACCGAGATGGAGGAGTTGGGGCTGGTCAGCCACCTCGTCACTAAG CTGGGCGCCAACGTGAATGCCCGCACCTTCGCTGGAAACACCCCCCTGCACCTGGCAGCAGGACTGGGCTCTCCGACCCTCACCCGTCTGCTGCTCAAGGCTG GCGCGGATGTGCATGCAGAGAACGAGGAGCCCCTGTGcccgtccccttctcccccgaccTCGGGCAGCGACTCGGACCTGGACAGACCTGACGGAGTAGCGGAAGGGGAAGGGCCGAGGGCAACCCGCCGGCCCAGCTGTGGACATAAGCCCCTCGACCTGACCCGCAGCGCCAAA GTCAAGTCTTTGCTGCTGAAAGCCACCAAGGAACCTCCCCCGACGCCCCCACTGCCCACAG GACCGGTGCTGTCTCTCGGGGGCGCGGCCCTGCAGGGTCTGGAACGACTGCTGGACGGACCGGGCGGGTCCGAGGGCGGGGACTGGGCAGAGCTGGCCGAGCGGCTGGGCCTGCGCAGCCTGGTCCCCACCTACCGTGGCACGAGCTCGCCCAGCGGGAGCCTCCTGCGCAGCTATGAG CTGGCCGGCGGAGACCTGGCCGGGCTGCTGGAGGCGCTGGCGGCCATGGGCCTGGAGGAGGGTGTGCGGCTCCTGCACGGGGCTGAGTCTGGGGACaagctgcccagtacag AGCTGAAAGAGGACAGCGCCTATGGAAGCCAGtctgtggaagaggaggaagaggagctgggaaaatcatcggccgggccgggggcgcttCCCCACGGCCACCCCCAGCAGCAGGTGCACTGA